Genomic window (bacterium):
TGTCGCTTTTTATCTAACTCTAAAATCCAAATGACACGCGAGGAGGCTGAAAAGAAGAGCTATACTCCATGCAAGACCTGTAAGCCATAAAGCAACAAATCGGCGGTGCGCGGGGTATAAAGAGTCGTGGCAATGAGTAAAGATTCAAAATCGGATTTAGGCCCGCGCAAAAGTCTTATTCTTAAGGCGATTATCACCGACTATGTTCAAACAGCGGAACCTGTCGGCTCGGAGATTCTCGTTCAGCGATATGAGCTGGGCGTTAAACCCGCTACCGTGCGCAACGAGATGGCAGAAATGGCGGAGATGGGGTACCTCTATCAACCCCATACCTCGGCAGGAAGAATCCCTTCGGACATCGCTTACCGCTATTACGTCGACCGTTTAATGCAAATTTCTCCAATTACTGAAGACGTTCAATCCTATCTGAACAGAACATCCGAAACTGGTGGCGAGTTTTATCAGGTACTTGCAGAGACATGCAAGCTGCTGGCGCGGATGACTCAATACACCTCTCTAGCAACTACCCTAAGACAGTCCGATATAAAAATTCGCCAGGTTGTTCTCTCTCCAATTAATGCTCAACGGTTACTGCTAGTGGTCGTTCTAAGCAACGGCCAGGTAGAAAATCGCCTACTGGATGCGCCAAAGGGGTTATCGATTGAGGACCTTGCCAAAGCTTCATTAGAACTCACTAAGGTAGTCGATCAACCTCTGGGTTCAATCGCCACTCACCATGATGAACAGGCGATGGAACAAGAGCAACCATGGCAGCAAGTATCTCGTCGAGCAATGAGGCTAATCCGCAAGATTACACGCGAGCTATCACGCGGTAAAGTGCTGATGGCCGGTGAAATTCATATGCTCGAGCAACCCGAATTCCAAAAGGATATCGAACGTCTCGAAGTGTTGCTACGAGCGTTGGATGAAGAGAACCTGATCCATAATTCGATGGAAAACTCGGTTAGTGACCAAGTCACGGTTGTCATCGGCGAAGAGAACACACTTGAACCGATGCGGTTCTGCAGTTTAATCGCCTCACGTTTCTATGTCGGCACACACGAAGCAGGCACTATCGGAGTTCTCGGCCCCACGCGTATGCGCTACGAGCAAGCAGTCTCTATCGTAGATTTAGCTGCTCGCAGTCTAAGCAAAGTACTCACTTACCTAATGGGTAATTAAGAATCAGAATAAAGAAAAGGCTTGGGAGTTAACTCCCAAGCCTTTTCTTTGTAACAGAGGAGAAGAATACAGACGTTATTGAGTTTTGTTGAATACTGAGAATCGCGGAGCGATTGTCATGTAGTACAGATCATCTGAACCCGCGCGGCTACTGTTCCAGAATAGCCATACCTGGTCGGATTGAAGATTACCTTGAGCGGTAATATCCGGATACACCCAGAGATTTGCTTCATTAACAATCTGCTCGATTGGAACCGCTTGTTCCGACTGCTCATCTATCCAATCAGGCTTTGCGCCATTACCAGGTTGCCCGTCGAATATTTCAGTAACCATCTGACCAATATCACCAGCCAGATAAGAAATTGAAAGAGAAGCGTTGGGATTATTTACATCCTCGAACTCTTCATTAAAGAAGATTCGTCCTGGTACGGGTTGTGATCCGCTAACACCCGGATCAACTTGATAAATCGCCCCAACCGCCGGCATATTACCAAGATTCGGGGTGCCATCAGGGTTGATGCTCACTCTAACAGGATGTTTTAGTTTCACACCAAATCGCATTGTTTTATAATAGAACGTTGTACTTTGACCACGAGTAACGCCGGTACGACTATAGAAAGCCCACATTCGATCGCTTCGGAACCCACCTGCCGGCTGGCCGACAATCATCGATTGATCAGTACTAATTCGCTTATCGAGTAAGACAATAGGCTTACTTCCACCACCAAGGTTAGGCTCGGTGATCCGCTTTGTTTGCGGAGTATAGTCAATAAGAACAGCTTCATTATTAAGCGGCGCAGCAGTACTAAACCGAACAGTGCCTGCTGAGGCATCTGCAACCGCAGTTCCTCCTAAAGCGCAAGGCGCAGACAAGAGAAGTGACGAGCTATCGTATGTCCAGTCTTCCGGTTTAACGATAACTTGTGGAGTTCCATTAGTGGATTTAACACTAATAGAAGGATTAACCGCTCCACCACTTACTAACCAGGAGAGATGTTGCGTACGCCATACTGGCTGATTACCCTCTCGCTTCATTTTCTCAGCAATTACCCTTGCAAACGCCATCGGATTACCAAGTCTTCCATTGTTTATTGGGTAACGCGACATGAATATTTCGCTGGTCTGTTGGCCTCGGGCAATCCCTTCATAGTAGAGATCTATATACTTCGTGTTGGTTGTCCGCATACGCAGTACAGGGAATGGGTTCATTACACTTGTAAACCCAGATGGGGTAGTAACACGCTGCATATCACCCCATGAGTTGGTCCCGGGATTACCCACAATATAGAAAAGCTTATAATTACCCGTCGTTGCACCCGACCAGAACAGGGCAGTTTGATCGCTCCCTTGTCCTGGATT
Coding sequences:
- the hrcA gene encoding heat-inducible transcriptional repressor HrcA yields the protein MSKDSKSDLGPRKSLILKAIITDYVQTAEPVGSEILVQRYELGVKPATVRNEMAEMAEMGYLYQPHTSAGRIPSDIAYRYYVDRLMQISPITEDVQSYLNRTSETGGEFYQVLAETCKLLARMTQYTSLATTLRQSDIKIRQVVLSPINAQRLLLVVVLSNGQVENRLLDAPKGLSIEDLAKASLELTKVVDQPLGSIATHHDEQAMEQEQPWQQVSRRAMRLIRKITRELSRGKVLMAGEIHMLEQPEFQKDIERLEVLLRALDEENLIHNSMENSVSDQVTVVIGEENTLEPMRFCSLIASRFYVGTHEAGTIGVLGPTRMRYEQAVSIVDLAARSLSKVLTYLMGN